The following coding sequences are from one Danaus plexippus chromosome 13 unlocalized genomic scaffold, MEX_DaPlex mxdp_15, whole genome shotgun sequence window:
- the LOC116770205 gene encoding beta-glucuronidase isoform X3: protein MMLSTRSRLFLIAAVLTVVEAELPGTSSTNEINQTPKRRSTFVGGTLYPQASETRDLKRLDGIWKFRKSPTDPEYGQRNGWYEQDLEKTGPVIDMPVPSSYNDVGEDPSLRDHVGLVWYDRRFYVPHWWKTAGQRVWLRFSSVHYAALVYVNGQAATYHEVGHLPFEVEITDMVSYNTSNLLTVVVDNTLLSDTVPQGNIKDIFVGNSKIRQEQTYTFDFFNYAGIHRSVFLYSTPQTYIDDVIVNTDIQGLTGFVVYNITYKGTPRAQCFVQLYDKLGNQVTAANECAGLLEIGNANFWWPYLMHPEPGYLYTLKTSLIGSLGETIDTYSLKVGIRTVTWTNTSIYLNDKPIYLRGFGMHEDSDLRGKGWDPVLWVKNFNLIKWTGGNAFRTSHYPYAEEIYQLADEHGIMIIDECPSVDTDIFTDSLLEKHKQSLTELIRRDKNHASVIMWSIANEPRSANIRADAYFQKVVKHVKSMDLSRPVTIAIAQSHIADRSGQHLDVISFNRYNGWYSNTGSLLNIAANVADEATAFNIRYNKPIIMMEYGADTIAGLHLLPEYVWSEEYQVSLMSEHFKAFDRLRQAGFFVGEFIWNFADFKTAQTITRVGGNKKGIFTRSRQPKASAHHLRERYLALAAADTNSPPPESPYYVSDHLPFKHEEL, encoded by the exons ATGATGTTATCAACCAGATCTCGTCTGTTCCTCATCGCAGCGGTTTTAACAGTAGTGGAGGCGGAGTTGCCTGGTACATCCAGCACGAACGAGATTAACCAAACCCCAAAGAGACGATCCACATTTGTCGGGGGTACATTATACCCCCAAGCATCGGAGACGAGAGACCTAAAAAGACTAGACGGTATATGGAAATTCAGAAAATCACCCACCGATCCTGAATACGGTCAACGAAATGGCTGGTACGAACAGGATCTTGAAAAg ACTGGTCCCGTGATCGATATGCCGGTGCCTTCTTCATACAATGACGTGGGAGAGGATCCTTCGCTGAGGGATCACGTTGGTCTAGTTTGGTACGATCGCCGTTTCTACGTCCCTCACTGGTGGAAAACCGCGGGACAACGAGTGTGGCTGAGATTCAGCAGCGTACATTACGCGGCTCTAGTT TATGTCAACGGTCAAGCTGCCACGTATCACGAGGTGGGACACCTTCCATTCGAAGTGGAGATCACTGATATGGTCTCATACAATACGAGCAATCTACTCACCGTCGTCGTTGACAACACTTTGCTTAGTGACACCGTACCACAGGGCAATATCAAGGACATATTTGTGGG AAACTCCAAAATCCGTCAAGAGCAGACGTACACCTTCGATTTCTTCAACTACGCCGGCATTCACCGCTCCGTGTTCCTGTACTCGACGCCACAGACATACATAGATGACGTCATCGTGAATACAGACATACAAGGACTCACAG GCTTCGTTGTTTACAACATAACATACAAGGGTACCCCGCGAGCGCAATGTTTCGTTCAATTATACGACAAACTAGGCAACCAAGTGACAGCGGCTAATGAGTGCGCTGGTCTACTGGAGATCGGGAACGCTAACTTCTGGTGGCCTTATCTGATGCACCCGGAACCAGGTTACCTCTATACTTTGAAG ACCTCATTAATAGGCTCGCTCGGTGAAACTATAGACACTTACAGTCTTAAAGTTGGCATTAGAACTGTCACGTGGACGAACACCTCAATCTACCTCAACGATAAGCCCATCTACCTCAGAGGGTTCGGGATGCACGAAGACTCAGAC TTGCGTGGTAAAGGTTGGGACCCGGTGTTGTGGGTGAAGAATTTCAACTTGATAAAGTGGACCGGCGGTAACGCATTCCGAACCTCGCACTATCCTTACGCCGAAGAAATATACCAGCTGGCCGACGAGCACGGCATCATGATCATTGACGAATGCCCCAGTGTCGATACCGA caTTTTCACGGATTCACTGCTGGAGAAACACAAACAGTCCCTCACTGAGCTCATCAGACGTGATAAGAACCACGCCAGCGTCATCATGTGGTCCATCGCCAACGAGCCGCGGTCCGCTAACATCAGAGCCGACGCGTATTTCCA aaaaGTTGTTAAACATGTCAAATCAATGGATCTCTCTAGACCGGTCACTATAGCTATAGCTCAGAGCCATATCGCTGATAGATCG GGTCAACATCTAGATGTGATATCGTTCAACCGCTACAACGGCTGGTACTCTAACACCGGTTCGTTATTAAACATCGCCGCTAACGTCGCGGACGAGGCCACGGCCTTCAACATCAGATACAACAAACCCATCATCATGATGGAGTACGGAGCTGACACTATCGCTGGTCTCCATTTG TTGCCAGAATACGTATGGTCTGAGGAGTACCAAGTATCGTTGATGTCGGAACACTTCAAGGCTTTCGATCGTCTGCGACAGGCGGGCTTCTTCGTGGGAGAGTTCATATGGAACTTCGCTGACTTTAAAACAGCTCAGA CAATAACCCGAGTTGGCGGGAACAAGAAAGGTATATTCACACGTTCGCGCCAACCGAAAGCGTCCGCTCATCACCTCCGCGAGCGTTACCTCGCGCTCGCCGCCGCCGACACTAACTCGCCACCACCTGAATCACCGTACTACGTCAGCGACCATCTACCATTTAAACACGaagaattataa
- the LOC116770205 gene encoding beta-glucuronidase isoform X2, with translation MAALRPMMLSTRSRLFLIAAVLTVVEAELPGTSSTNEINQTPKRRSTFVGGTLYPQASETRDLKRLDGIWKFRKSPTDPEYGQRNGWYEQDLEKTGPVIDMPVPSSYNDVGEDPSLRDHVGLVWYDRRFYVPHWWKTAGQRVWLRFSSVHYAALVYVNGQAATYHEVGHLPFEVEITDMVSYNTSNLLTVVVDNTLLSDTVPQGNIKDIFVGNSKIRQEQTYTFDFFNYAGIHRSVFLYSTPQTYIDDVIVNTDIQGLTGFVVYNITYKGTPRAQCFVQLYDKLGNQVTAANECAGLLEIGNANFWWPYLMHPEPGYLYTLKTSLIGSLGETIDTYSLKVGIRTVTWTNTSIYLNDKPIYLRGFGMHEDSDLRGKGWDPVLWVKNFNLIKWTGGNAFRTSHYPYAEEIYQLADEHGIMIIDECPSVDTDIFTDSLLEKHKQSLTELIRRDKNHASVIMWSIANEPRSANIRADAYFQKVVKHVKSMDLSRPVTIAIAQSHIADRSGQHLDVISFNRYNGWYSNTGSLLNIAANVADEATAFNIRYNKPIIMMEYGADTIAGLHLLPEYVWSEEYQVSLMSEHFKAFDRLRQAGFFVGEFIWNFADFKTAQTITRVGGNKKGIFTRSRQPKASAHHLRERYLALAAADTNSPPPESPYYVSDHLPFKHEEL, from the exons atggctgcgttgcGTCCG ATGATGTTATCAACCAGATCTCGTCTGTTCCTCATCGCAGCGGTTTTAACAGTAGTGGAGGCGGAGTTGCCTGGTACATCCAGCACGAACGAGATTAACCAAACCCCAAAGAGACGATCCACATTTGTCGGGGGTACATTATACCCCCAAGCATCGGAGACGAGAGACCTAAAAAGACTAGACGGTATATGGAAATTCAGAAAATCACCCACCGATCCTGAATACGGTCAACGAAATGGCTGGTACGAACAGGATCTTGAAAAg ACTGGTCCCGTGATCGATATGCCGGTGCCTTCTTCATACAATGACGTGGGAGAGGATCCTTCGCTGAGGGATCACGTTGGTCTAGTTTGGTACGATCGCCGTTTCTACGTCCCTCACTGGTGGAAAACCGCGGGACAACGAGTGTGGCTGAGATTCAGCAGCGTACATTACGCGGCTCTAGTT TATGTCAACGGTCAAGCTGCCACGTATCACGAGGTGGGACACCTTCCATTCGAAGTGGAGATCACTGATATGGTCTCATACAATACGAGCAATCTACTCACCGTCGTCGTTGACAACACTTTGCTTAGTGACACCGTACCACAGGGCAATATCAAGGACATATTTGTGGG AAACTCCAAAATCCGTCAAGAGCAGACGTACACCTTCGATTTCTTCAACTACGCCGGCATTCACCGCTCCGTGTTCCTGTACTCGACGCCACAGACATACATAGATGACGTCATCGTGAATACAGACATACAAGGACTCACAG GCTTCGTTGTTTACAACATAACATACAAGGGTACCCCGCGAGCGCAATGTTTCGTTCAATTATACGACAAACTAGGCAACCAAGTGACAGCGGCTAATGAGTGCGCTGGTCTACTGGAGATCGGGAACGCTAACTTCTGGTGGCCTTATCTGATGCACCCGGAACCAGGTTACCTCTATACTTTGAAG ACCTCATTAATAGGCTCGCTCGGTGAAACTATAGACACTTACAGTCTTAAAGTTGGCATTAGAACTGTCACGTGGACGAACACCTCAATCTACCTCAACGATAAGCCCATCTACCTCAGAGGGTTCGGGATGCACGAAGACTCAGAC TTGCGTGGTAAAGGTTGGGACCCGGTGTTGTGGGTGAAGAATTTCAACTTGATAAAGTGGACCGGCGGTAACGCATTCCGAACCTCGCACTATCCTTACGCCGAAGAAATATACCAGCTGGCCGACGAGCACGGCATCATGATCATTGACGAATGCCCCAGTGTCGATACCGA caTTTTCACGGATTCACTGCTGGAGAAACACAAACAGTCCCTCACTGAGCTCATCAGACGTGATAAGAACCACGCCAGCGTCATCATGTGGTCCATCGCCAACGAGCCGCGGTCCGCTAACATCAGAGCCGACGCGTATTTCCA aaaaGTTGTTAAACATGTCAAATCAATGGATCTCTCTAGACCGGTCACTATAGCTATAGCTCAGAGCCATATCGCTGATAGATCG GGTCAACATCTAGATGTGATATCGTTCAACCGCTACAACGGCTGGTACTCTAACACCGGTTCGTTATTAAACATCGCCGCTAACGTCGCGGACGAGGCCACGGCCTTCAACATCAGATACAACAAACCCATCATCATGATGGAGTACGGAGCTGACACTATCGCTGGTCTCCATTTG TTGCCAGAATACGTATGGTCTGAGGAGTACCAAGTATCGTTGATGTCGGAACACTTCAAGGCTTTCGATCGTCTGCGACAGGCGGGCTTCTTCGTGGGAGAGTTCATATGGAACTTCGCTGACTTTAAAACAGCTCAGA CAATAACCCGAGTTGGCGGGAACAAGAAAGGTATATTCACACGTTCGCGCCAACCGAAAGCGTCCGCTCATCACCTCCGCGAGCGTTACCTCGCGCTCGCCGCCGCCGACACTAACTCGCCACCACCTGAATCACCGTACTACGTCAGCGACCATCTACCATTTAAACACGaagaattataa
- the LOC116770205 gene encoding beta-glucuronidase isoform X1, producing MVKTNLEAKIPMMLSTRSRLFLIAAVLTVVEAELPGTSSTNEINQTPKRRSTFVGGTLYPQASETRDLKRLDGIWKFRKSPTDPEYGQRNGWYEQDLEKTGPVIDMPVPSSYNDVGEDPSLRDHVGLVWYDRRFYVPHWWKTAGQRVWLRFSSVHYAALVYVNGQAATYHEVGHLPFEVEITDMVSYNTSNLLTVVVDNTLLSDTVPQGNIKDIFVGNSKIRQEQTYTFDFFNYAGIHRSVFLYSTPQTYIDDVIVNTDIQGLTGFVVYNITYKGTPRAQCFVQLYDKLGNQVTAANECAGLLEIGNANFWWPYLMHPEPGYLYTLKTSLIGSLGETIDTYSLKVGIRTVTWTNTSIYLNDKPIYLRGFGMHEDSDLRGKGWDPVLWVKNFNLIKWTGGNAFRTSHYPYAEEIYQLADEHGIMIIDECPSVDTDIFTDSLLEKHKQSLTELIRRDKNHASVIMWSIANEPRSANIRADAYFQKVVKHVKSMDLSRPVTIAIAQSHIADRSGQHLDVISFNRYNGWYSNTGSLLNIAANVADEATAFNIRYNKPIIMMEYGADTIAGLHLLPEYVWSEEYQVSLMSEHFKAFDRLRQAGFFVGEFIWNFADFKTAQTITRVGGNKKGIFTRSRQPKASAHHLRERYLALAAADTNSPPPESPYYVSDHLPFKHEEL from the exons ATGGTAAAAACGAATTTGGAGGCAAAAATACCG ATGATGTTATCAACCAGATCTCGTCTGTTCCTCATCGCAGCGGTTTTAACAGTAGTGGAGGCGGAGTTGCCTGGTACATCCAGCACGAACGAGATTAACCAAACCCCAAAGAGACGATCCACATTTGTCGGGGGTACATTATACCCCCAAGCATCGGAGACGAGAGACCTAAAAAGACTAGACGGTATATGGAAATTCAGAAAATCACCCACCGATCCTGAATACGGTCAACGAAATGGCTGGTACGAACAGGATCTTGAAAAg ACTGGTCCCGTGATCGATATGCCGGTGCCTTCTTCATACAATGACGTGGGAGAGGATCCTTCGCTGAGGGATCACGTTGGTCTAGTTTGGTACGATCGCCGTTTCTACGTCCCTCACTGGTGGAAAACCGCGGGACAACGAGTGTGGCTGAGATTCAGCAGCGTACATTACGCGGCTCTAGTT TATGTCAACGGTCAAGCTGCCACGTATCACGAGGTGGGACACCTTCCATTCGAAGTGGAGATCACTGATATGGTCTCATACAATACGAGCAATCTACTCACCGTCGTCGTTGACAACACTTTGCTTAGTGACACCGTACCACAGGGCAATATCAAGGACATATTTGTGGG AAACTCCAAAATCCGTCAAGAGCAGACGTACACCTTCGATTTCTTCAACTACGCCGGCATTCACCGCTCCGTGTTCCTGTACTCGACGCCACAGACATACATAGATGACGTCATCGTGAATACAGACATACAAGGACTCACAG GCTTCGTTGTTTACAACATAACATACAAGGGTACCCCGCGAGCGCAATGTTTCGTTCAATTATACGACAAACTAGGCAACCAAGTGACAGCGGCTAATGAGTGCGCTGGTCTACTGGAGATCGGGAACGCTAACTTCTGGTGGCCTTATCTGATGCACCCGGAACCAGGTTACCTCTATACTTTGAAG ACCTCATTAATAGGCTCGCTCGGTGAAACTATAGACACTTACAGTCTTAAAGTTGGCATTAGAACTGTCACGTGGACGAACACCTCAATCTACCTCAACGATAAGCCCATCTACCTCAGAGGGTTCGGGATGCACGAAGACTCAGAC TTGCGTGGTAAAGGTTGGGACCCGGTGTTGTGGGTGAAGAATTTCAACTTGATAAAGTGGACCGGCGGTAACGCATTCCGAACCTCGCACTATCCTTACGCCGAAGAAATATACCAGCTGGCCGACGAGCACGGCATCATGATCATTGACGAATGCCCCAGTGTCGATACCGA caTTTTCACGGATTCACTGCTGGAGAAACACAAACAGTCCCTCACTGAGCTCATCAGACGTGATAAGAACCACGCCAGCGTCATCATGTGGTCCATCGCCAACGAGCCGCGGTCCGCTAACATCAGAGCCGACGCGTATTTCCA aaaaGTTGTTAAACATGTCAAATCAATGGATCTCTCTAGACCGGTCACTATAGCTATAGCTCAGAGCCATATCGCTGATAGATCG GGTCAACATCTAGATGTGATATCGTTCAACCGCTACAACGGCTGGTACTCTAACACCGGTTCGTTATTAAACATCGCCGCTAACGTCGCGGACGAGGCCACGGCCTTCAACATCAGATACAACAAACCCATCATCATGATGGAGTACGGAGCTGACACTATCGCTGGTCTCCATTTG TTGCCAGAATACGTATGGTCTGAGGAGTACCAAGTATCGTTGATGTCGGAACACTTCAAGGCTTTCGATCGTCTGCGACAGGCGGGCTTCTTCGTGGGAGAGTTCATATGGAACTTCGCTGACTTTAAAACAGCTCAGA CAATAACCCGAGTTGGCGGGAACAAGAAAGGTATATTCACACGTTCGCGCCAACCGAAAGCGTCCGCTCATCACCTCCGCGAGCGTTACCTCGCGCTCGCCGCCGCCGACACTAACTCGCCACCACCTGAATCACCGTACTACGTCAGCGACCATCTACCATTTAAACACGaagaattataa
- the LOC116770182 gene encoding zinc finger HIT domain-containing protein 3, which translates to MDCIHCGEQSKYKCPICRQPYCSVACCKLHKESKCEPPIQQPQITQEYSKPYAFPTENTVPLEKLKLLEQSKELKKCLENPHVREILTLLDKSTYPDVLIDEYMQEPIFTEFVDACLKVVQTEE; encoded by the exons atggaTTGTATACATTGCGGTGAACAatcgaaatataaatgtcCTATTTGTCGTCAACCATA TTGTTCAGTTGCTTGCTGTAAGCTGCACAAAGAGAGTAAATGTGAGCCACCTATTCAACAACCTCAAATTACACAAGAATATTCAAAACCATATGCGTTTCCAACTGAAAATACTGTACCGTTAGAAAAATTGAAGTTATTGG aacaatcaaaagaattaaaaaaatgtcttgaAAATCCACATGTGAGGGAAATACTAACATTACTAGACAAATCTACATATCCAGATGTACTGATTGATGAATACATGCAAGAACCAATATTTACAGAATTTGTTGATGCATGCTTGAAAGTTGTCCAAacagaagaataa